The following coding sequences are from one Candidatus Eisenbacteria bacterium window:
- a CDS encoding DUF4114 domain-containing protein yields MRKLGSVLIVAALLAVMSSTAGAWVTPVFVGDGVPLIGIGGILDQLYGLGNVARVDDGPFPGDMAWEALAGAGAEAQARYAGNTNTLGYFVGSSGAAAFNPLFTVAGGQGFLFGAPSAVIPIMPAFRWGLRSVDNSLTPDTWSSRQGENAGRLDHMVSYRITGGADAGDYVIGWEDLPGDAWDQDYNDLVVQVHAVNPIPEPATLALLGMGLASAGLLGGRRRKK; encoded by the coding sequence ATGAGGAAGTTGGGTAGCGTTCTCATCGTGGCCGCGCTCTTGGCGGTGATGTCATCGACGGCTGGGGCCTGGGTCACACCGGTCTTCGTCGGGGACGGCGTTCCTCTGATCGGGATAGGTGGAATCCTTGATCAGCTCTACGGTCTGGGCAATGTCGCGCGTGTGGACGACGGGCCCTTCCCCGGCGATATGGCCTGGGAGGCCCTGGCCGGCGCCGGAGCCGAGGCTCAGGCGCGCTACGCCGGCAACACCAACACCCTCGGGTACTTCGTTGGGTCCAGCGGCGCGGCCGCCTTCAATCCCCTCTTCACTGTCGCTGGCGGGCAGGGGTTCCTCTTTGGCGCGCCTTCCGCAGTGATCCCCATCATGCCGGCGTTCCGCTGGGGACTTCGCTCGGTGGACAACTCTCTGACACCCGACACGTGGTCCTCACGCCAGGGCGAAAACGCGGGGAGACTGGATCACATGGTGTCCTACCGCATCACCGGCGGCGCTGATGCCGGCGACTATGTCATCGGGTGGGAAGATCTGCCCGGAGACGCGTGGGACCAGGACTACAACGACCTCGTCGTCCAGGTGCACGCGGTCAACCCGATTCCCGAGCCGGCGACGCTCGCCCTGCTGGGAATGGGCCTCGCGTCCGCCGGTCTGCTGGGAGGCCGCCGCCGCAAGAAGTAG